One window of the Polyangium spumosum genome contains the following:
- a CDS encoding ribonuclease H, whose translation MPWVKALLRGQKVYAKADEAGRLVSDGGRVEIRYKPNDGRKYGAREDNLKVVPGEVLPEDACGPAEAVEKKEGEAKVATKSAGTSGPRATTSEARKAAAKAAHDAAPPPAEGQVVAYADGACTGNPGPAGLGVVVVDGDRRIEVSEYLGDGTNNIAELTAILRAVEAVQETGKPLLVRTDSQYAIGVLQKGWKAKANTDLVAQVKDVLKRNKTRLEYVPGHSGVALNERADELAREAVRSRRSTRRAVTKSE comes from the coding sequence GTGCCGTGGGTGAAAGCGCTCCTGCGCGGGCAGAAGGTGTACGCGAAGGCCGACGAGGCGGGCCGCCTGGTCTCGGACGGTGGTCGCGTGGAGATCCGGTACAAGCCGAACGACGGGCGGAAATACGGCGCCCGCGAGGACAACCTGAAGGTGGTCCCGGGCGAGGTGCTGCCGGAGGACGCGTGTGGTCCGGCCGAGGCCGTCGAGAAAAAAGAGGGCGAGGCCAAGGTCGCGACGAAGTCCGCGGGGACGAGCGGGCCGAGGGCGACGACGTCCGAGGCGCGCAAGGCCGCGGCGAAGGCCGCGCACGACGCCGCGCCGCCGCCCGCCGAGGGGCAGGTGGTCGCGTACGCGGACGGCGCGTGCACGGGCAACCCGGGGCCGGCGGGGCTCGGGGTCGTGGTCGTCGACGGGGACCGGCGCATCGAGGTCAGCGAGTACCTCGGCGACGGAACGAACAACATCGCGGAGCTGACCGCGATCCTGCGCGCCGTGGAGGCGGTGCAGGAGACCGGAAAGCCGCTGCTCGTCCGCACCGACAGCCAGTACGCGATCGGCGTCCTGCAGAAGGGCTGGAAGGCGAAGGCCAACACGGACCTCGTCGCCCAGGTGAAGGATGTGCTGAAGCGCAACAAGACGCGGCTCGAGTACGTCCCCGGACACTCGGGCGTGGCGCTGAACGAACGTGCGGATGAGCTGGCCCGGGAGGCCGTGCGATCACGGCGCTCGACCCGGCGAGCCGTCACGAAGAGCGAGTAG
- a CDS encoding 2,3-bisphosphoglycerate-independent phosphoglycerate mutase → MVVVPKQKPVVLCLLDGFGEREAREGNAVRLAKAEAITRLGERFGKTRLGASGEAVGLSAGKCGSGVLGYEAIGTGRTPRPARTRIDEAIAAKKLWANKIIERAMWIACDRSCRLHLFAPISADGAHGTLDHLRTMVRVCEANDVKVVVHAFLEEKAAAPRSAWKLLEPLAFELEGKGVIGTVMGQSYAMDRSGRWDRVQKAYAAIVRGEAKTKETPYEALQVAYQAKLTDGNVEPTRIGEYEGMVGSFMADFASGQSAGWSWFGEEAGLFLTHRSDRVEQLAAMMVRRNVPPEVVEYLTDRKKPVYAFDEFGLLSLVELDPELEVRSAFPDEPPEGTLGEVIAAAGLTQIRIAEPDRARHVARGFDGGRRAPRAGEEIRVVEAASVAETATRVIEGGSHDVVIVSLAAADHAAHRGDLAAAIEAVDAVDAAVAQIAAATEAKGGALFVVGTHGGCEEMLDAEGKPRGGHTTNPVPFVSTSERGRLAEGKGLADVAKAVLEVLGIEAPSGMTGDRSPQ, encoded by the coding sequence ATGGTGGTGGTGCCGAAGCAGAAGCCCGTCGTGTTGTGCTTGCTCGATGGATTCGGGGAGCGAGAGGCGCGGGAAGGGAACGCGGTCCGGCTGGCGAAGGCCGAGGCGATCACGCGGCTCGGGGAGCGGTTCGGAAAGACGCGCCTCGGGGCGAGCGGCGAGGCCGTGGGGCTCTCCGCGGGCAAGTGCGGCTCGGGCGTGCTCGGGTACGAGGCGATCGGGACGGGCAGGACGCCGCGGCCCGCGCGGACGCGTATCGACGAGGCGATCGCCGCGAAGAAGCTCTGGGCGAACAAGATCATCGAGCGGGCGATGTGGATCGCCTGCGATCGGAGCTGCCGCTTGCACCTCTTCGCGCCGATCTCGGCGGACGGCGCGCACGGGACGCTCGATCACCTGCGCACGATGGTGCGGGTCTGCGAGGCGAACGACGTGAAGGTCGTGGTGCACGCGTTCCTCGAGGAGAAGGCCGCGGCGCCGCGCAGCGCGTGGAAGCTGCTCGAGCCGCTCGCCTTCGAGCTCGAAGGCAAGGGCGTGATCGGCACCGTCATGGGGCAGTCGTACGCGATGGATCGCAGCGGCCGCTGGGACCGCGTGCAGAAGGCCTACGCGGCGATCGTGCGGGGCGAGGCGAAGACGAAGGAGACGCCGTACGAGGCGCTGCAGGTGGCCTACCAGGCGAAGCTCACGGACGGGAACGTCGAGCCCACGCGGATCGGCGAGTACGAGGGGATGGTCGGCTCGTTCATGGCCGACTTCGCCTCGGGGCAGAGCGCGGGCTGGTCGTGGTTCGGCGAGGAGGCGGGGCTCTTCTTGACGCACCGCTCGGATCGCGTGGAGCAGCTCGCGGCGATGATGGTTCGTCGCAACGTACCGCCCGAGGTCGTCGAGTACCTGACGGATCGGAAGAAGCCCGTGTACGCGTTCGACGAGTTCGGCTTGCTCTCGCTCGTGGAGCTCGATCCGGAGCTCGAGGTGCGCAGCGCGTTCCCGGACGAACCCCCCGAGGGCACGCTCGGCGAGGTGATCGCGGCGGCGGGGCTCACGCAGATCCGGATCGCGGAGCCGGACCGCGCGAGGCACGTGGCGCGAGGTTTCGACGGCGGGCGCAGGGCGCCGAGGGCGGGCGAGGAGATCCGCGTCGTCGAGGCGGCGAGCGTCGCGGAGACGGCGACGCGCGTGATCGAAGGCGGGAGCCACGACGTCGTGATCGTGAGCCTCGCGGCGGCCGATCACGCGGCGCACCGCGGCGACCTCGCGGCCGCGATCGAGGCGGTCGACGCGGTCGACGCGGCGGTCGCGCAAATCGCGGCGGCGACGGAGGCGAAAGGCGGCGCGCTCTTCGTGGTGGGCACGCACGGCGGCTGCGAGGAGATGCTCGACGCGGAGGGCAAGCCACGCGGCGGTCACACGACGAACCCGGTGCCGTTCGTCTCGACGAGCGAGCGCGGGAGGCTCGCGGAGGGCAAGGGCCTCGCGGACGTGGCGAAGGCCGTGCTCGAGGTGCTCGGGATCGAGGCGCCGAGCGGGATGACGGGCGATCGCAGCCCGCAGTAG
- a CDS encoding YkgJ family cysteine cluster protein, translated as MPPPPLPEVPSDCLLCGTCCFSDLPEYVRVFGVDHDRMDDDARALTTFLGNRCFMRIEDGHCAALVPDPQTRRFVCSIYPMRPDACRSLDRGTSACLGELSLKRERPLLALEAIVRKNR; from the coding sequence ATGCCACCGCCCCCCCTCCCCGAAGTCCCCTCCGATTGCCTGCTCTGCGGCACCTGCTGCTTCTCCGACCTGCCCGAGTACGTCCGCGTCTTCGGCGTCGACCACGACCGCATGGACGACGACGCCCGCGCGCTCACCACGTTCCTCGGCAACCGCTGCTTCATGCGGATCGAGGACGGCCATTGCGCCGCGCTCGTCCCCGACCCGCAGACGCGCCGCTTCGTCTGCTCGATCTATCCCATGCGCCCCGACGCCTGCCGCTCCCTCGACCGCGGCACCTCCGCCTGCCTCGGCGAGCTCAGCCTGAAGCGCGAGCGACCCCTGCTCGCCCTCGAGGCGATCGTCCGAAAAAACCGCTAA
- a CDS encoding serine/threonine-protein kinase, translated as MQSQIGPYRVREKLSEGAITTLYRAEHERLGRVAIVKALKGTLAEGSPLGSALEREARILAKMGHASVVRCLDVSPGKSATWVALEDVPGPRLSQVLARAKRLPPEVAAAIGLGVASGLGHAHARGVVHRDVRPEGIVLAPDGRSVLVDFGAAIDLAAPSAPSPFDGSERLSGPEYAAPEQIVGEPASPRSDVFSLGVVLYEMLAGARPWDEGEGRDDLARRVRSVEPSPLERHGVVAPRALARIVTRCLAKRPEDRFEDGGAAAEALAEALDEASRDSSRKLVTRALALSSLGEEIGEEKGHRQPKKGPPPLPLGPLAQRLAVLFGLALLGAVVIEAFVREEDVAAEDAGEADTTERGHLKVLARPWAEVLVDGQFVDVTPIGRPIPVVPGRHYVTFKHPNAPDEKREIRVIAGQTVLLDVTMRLERRAAPAVDAGTDAADSP; from the coding sequence TTGCAGTCGCAGATAGGGCCGTACCGGGTCCGGGAGAAGCTGTCCGAGGGGGCGATCACCACGCTCTACCGCGCCGAACACGAGCGGCTCGGGCGGGTGGCGATCGTCAAGGCGCTGAAGGGCACGCTCGCGGAGGGCTCGCCGCTCGGCTCGGCGCTCGAGCGCGAGGCGCGGATCCTGGCGAAGATGGGGCACGCGTCGGTGGTGCGTTGCCTCGACGTGTCGCCGGGCAAGAGCGCGACGTGGGTGGCGCTCGAGGACGTGCCCGGGCCGCGGCTCTCTCAGGTGCTCGCGCGGGCGAAGAGGCTGCCGCCCGAGGTGGCGGCGGCGATCGGGCTCGGCGTCGCGTCGGGGCTCGGGCACGCCCACGCGCGGGGCGTCGTGCACCGGGACGTGCGGCCCGAGGGCATCGTGCTCGCGCCGGACGGGCGGAGCGTGCTCGTGGATTTCGGGGCGGCGATCGACCTGGCGGCGCCGAGCGCGCCTTCGCCGTTCGACGGGAGCGAGCGGTTGTCGGGGCCGGAGTACGCGGCGCCGGAGCAGATCGTGGGGGAGCCGGCGAGCCCCCGATCGGACGTGTTTTCGCTGGGGGTCGTGCTCTACGAGATGCTCGCCGGGGCGCGGCCGTGGGACGAGGGTGAGGGGCGCGACGACCTGGCGCGGCGGGTGCGGAGCGTGGAGCCTTCGCCGCTCGAGAGGCACGGGGTCGTGGCGCCGCGGGCGCTCGCGCGGATCGTGACGCGGTGCCTGGCGAAGCGGCCGGAGGATCGGTTCGAGGACGGGGGCGCGGCGGCCGAGGCGCTGGCGGAGGCGCTCGACGAGGCGAGCCGCGACTCGTCGAGGAAGCTCGTGACGCGGGCGCTCGCGCTGTCGTCGCTGGGCGAGGAGATCGGCGAGGAGAAGGGCCACAGGCAGCCGAAGAAGGGGCCGCCGCCGCTGCCGCTCGGTCCGCTCGCGCAGAGGCTCGCCGTGCTCTTCGGGCTGGCGTTGCTGGGGGCGGTGGTGATCGAGGCTTTCGTCCGCGAGGAGGACGTGGCGGCGGAGGACGCGGGCGAGGCGGACACGACGGAGCGGGGTCACCTGAAGGTGCTGGCGCGGCCGTGGGCGGAGGTGCTCGTGGACGGGCAATTCGTGGACGTGACGCCGATCGGGCGGCCGATCCCGGTCGTGCCGGGGCGGCATTACGTGACGTTCAAGCACCCGAACGCGCCGGACGAGAAGCGGGAGATCCGGGTCATTGCGGGACAAACCGTGCTGCTCGACGTGACGATGCGGCTCGAGCGGCGCGCGGCGCCGGCGGTGGACGCGGGGACGGACGCGGCGGATTCGCCTTAG